ttttcttttcttgcattCTTTTCTCATCACAGTATCATTCCTTCCCTCTCAAAAAGTTACTCTATGTGTATCTTAtggattttctttttcatttcatttaatttgagaattcataatattaaatataattttaatattattaaattaaaatttatattttatattttctggGTAATACTTTTATCTAGATGgaacaaaaattttttaaaaaaaaatttgagcaATAATAAGGTTCAAATCTTCCTTCCTACACacgtgaaaaaataaaaaaataaaaagaaaatttaaagattTGTTTCCATCCGAACATTTATCATATGGATTATAGCTTCCCACAGGAATATTTCCTGATACAGTGATACCCCTAATTTCCATGGCAAACGGTTTTTGACCATTGACGTAACGGGCTAGAAAGATGCTTGTAaactctcaaaaaaaaaaaaaggaaatatttaattttaattagggttttattttgataattatataaaaaaataataaaaaaaatctaatagaAGATGAATTCACAAAAAGtagttaaaaatgaaatttatatcTAAGTATATAAAAGACAAATTTATATTACACAAATTAATACAAACAAATTTTGTAGTTACACTATCCTTTAGTGAAATTCTGCGTTAGTTACAACAGCACAAACGAAACTTCACACCCTGAACACCACTGCTCAATGACAAACAGAAAAACCAACTTCACATTATACGCAACTATGTAACAGTAACCACTTCTTTAGAGGACTTCACAAGGTAAATTATATACTGGTTTCCTAATTGTAAAGACTTCTTGGAACATTTCCAGAATCAATTCCCTGTCTGCTTGCCTGAAAAAGTTGTTGATTTCTTCTCTAGCATCATATACCTTGCCAAAATCAAATAAGTACGCCAAGCATCCTTTCTTCAGCTTGTCCAACTGGTAAAGCCAGGCCTCTTGCAGCCTGTCAAGTACATTTCCAGTATTGATATCTTCCACGAGGCTCTCCTCACAAGCATCTTTAAGGTCTGCATTATCATATTTGTTCGCAGCCTCAAGCAATGCTAAACGGTGTTTCCAGAAATCCTCTTGTTTAATTGTTCCATACAAGTAACTGAGAAAAGCCATGCAAGACTCCGTTGACATGTCTTCTATGTTGATTGTAGAGGACTCTTTTTCCTTGAAGTCATGATGAAACATGCTCTGGAAAACAGGTGAACTTGCAGCAAGAATTGCTTTATGTGCTCTTAAAGTGCCATCAGCAGTGTGGATCGTAACATCAGCATGGATGGCTTCATCCAGCATGCGAGAGAGACGTCTAAGTGTGCTTTGGGTTGAAATAGACTGCATCATACCATCACTAGGCCATATGGAACTGGCTTCCCCACCCTGTATTTTCAGCAAGGAAAGATCAAAGGTTTGAAGAGGAACCAACAAAGTTATAACTTTCATGTAAAAAGAGCATGCATATATACAAACATGCAAATTGCTACGCTTATTGCCAAATATTTATTGATTCTTTTAGATTAATTATTTGAAAGCATTAGGAATTGAAGTGCAATCGAAGAAATTAGATTACGCAAAACAAACGGAGCCTAAAAGAGATACATTCATGCAGACCGACACCATATCACATCAAACATGATAATGTAAAGGAGCTTACATTCAGAAGGTGCCAGATCTTGAGGTCTAGAAACTCGACATCAATGATGAAGCGATCATGAAAGGTGGAATCAACAGGCCAGACAAAGTCATCGCTTGTTCGCAGCAATCTTTCGTGAACTGTATGATGAGCGTAACAAGAAAATATTTATAACTGCTGCACTCATATCAACCACAAGCTTTGCAATATAACATACAGGAAATTCACCATTGCTTATTGGAAGCACTAAACAGGTTAAAGATTTTTATTACATCACTATTACTATGTTGTTAATGCATGTAACAATCTGACAGGCGTAGTGAGTATCTAGATTCCATGGTATGCTGTTATGAAAATGTAAGAGTTATCAAAAGAAAATGCCCAATGATGGTATAAAATTTCCACATATCAATTTAAAAGATTAATAGTCGCTAAAATACTGATAACGCAGAAGCAAAGGCTTCCATGTTGTCATCAAGAACAAGAGGAAAAGTGAACACGACAGAAAGACAGCACAGACTTAATCAACCATGGAAGACTCCAAAATTTATCCAAAATTTACATGCAATATGTTTTTTCtactattatatataatttttttttaatcgagCAAATCCAACCATATATATgtcacaaaaattaaaaaaagataagCAATAACACCAAAAATATAAGCAAGAGAAATGAAATCGTACCAGTAGAGATATAGGGCGCGCGGTTAGCTCGAGCATTAAAAACACGAAGAATAAATGTAGCAATAGGAGGTTGCTCTATGGAAACTCGAGATGGCTCTGGAAACAAACGAACATGGAGGTATCGATTCTTCTCCACAGACAAGTGCCTATTAAGACAAAAATGACAgatagaaaaatattaaaatatacaaaGGAAACTCAGACAATATGAGTCATGAAaagagcatatatatatatatatatactcaccAGTTCCAGATTCCTATCTTGAAAGGATCAGATGTTTTGCAAGAGCAAGGGCCTAACTTCTCGATCCTCCATTGTGCTAGTCTTGAGATCGTCATCATCTTTGAATCTGCCATCTCTCTGTCTCCGTCTTTTGGTGTTTGAAAGAGAGGAGGCTCTTGTATTGTAATTGTAGAAAAAAGGCTTACATTTTGTTCTCTCTTATAAAAGTAAAGCCCATAGCTTTCTTTTTTTGGTGCATTAACcagatcattttattttattttattgtttttgcttttctcatttaaatttaaattaattaaataaataaaagaaaatatgctTTTTGTTTCAATTTATTAGCCacgtttttatataattttttttaaaaagaaaatgtaaTATGTATTAAGAGGAAaaatatttttgtttttttaaagggggaaaatatgcaaaaaaaaaaaaagtatttatggtgtaaaatgaaaactttaaatatccaataaataaTCCAAATGCAATGTTTAGTCAATTTCATATCCAAAGTTTCATTCTCATTGGTAATCATAGTGGGTAGTGACAGTGCATTGAAGTTGGATACTTTAATCTTTCATTTTTATaagatttttaaaatcaaatttagatttacagaaattctattaaTATGTAATAACAGATTTTTggattaaaaatgataaaattatcttttttcttaaagataaaatTTATCATTTTACTCATTTTATTTATCTTTCTTATCTTTATCATTAAgtaaacattaaattaatatttaattcaaataaatctataaatttttatttattattttattttacttttattttcttataaaactAAAATATtgatgaaatataatatattattaataaaataatacttaaaaatttcgaattattattattataaattaaaatttcattaataataaataacatatgcataattaataattttattactaaaattaattgaaatataataatttttttgatattaattaatttaattataaagttaagaaaaaaaattaaaaggaggGAAAtgggattttatttttttaatttgaaattttaaattaaattgatttttataaaataaaattaaaattcaaaaattttgtaaTGACAAATTAAAGATGAGGAATGAAGATAAAATAACATCAAACTTGAGGAGATGGGTCAAATTACCTCTTATTTGCATATCATATTAACCTTGCACATTTTCACTCTAGTTTGATTacttcttttattaaaaaaaataataaaataataattattctataacttttataattaaaatattttaaactcagtttaatttaaaattttggtattttctaaatattatattaaaattgattttaatgataatttaaataatattattaaataaaattgaatttaaattacaattataAAAGAGAAAGTTCTAATTTTTAAGGAAAAGACTCTACGTGATTTGCACAATTTGTttagaaaatattattaaattttttattattttattcattaaaCTACTActaaatttattgaaaaattttatgattatttgcaatttatttatatatttttctattCAATTAAGAAATAAATTACTATTTAGCTCCTATATTGTAATGAAACTATCTACTTAAactttgtattttaaaaaaaaaaacactattaaatatctatttaaaaaaaaattaattagttaatctttatattttcaaaaatattacTATTTAGTTATTCTATTTTAGTTAAACTAATTAGTTTGTCTCTAtactttgaaaaatatatttttagataaaaatataaattttcttataaaaagactaaatctgaatttatatttctttttgaattatttaaatatttttatttaattttttagacattatttttatattttctccattgaaaaaaaaaaattctttgatTAGTTAAAAATTTAggagaatttattaatttttttgagtaaataatttgtataattttttatcaaaagattaaaaaaaaaaagagaaaaaacaaGGAGGATAAAGGTGTGAACATAGGAGAAGATGTGTGAGGAGAAAGAAATAAGAGAGCATAAGAtaaaaataagagagaaagaATTTGAAtagtttaggtataaaaaataattataagattaattaattaatagaatcAAAAGTATTTTTTATATGgaaaaactaaataattatttttataaaataaaaaaattaaataataattttattaacattaattaataaaaaaattaattaaatgactaaataatttattttcaacttaataatttatttttaaaatataaaaattaaataataaattttattaaaatataaaaactaactaataattttctttaataattttccaCAAAAGAGCTCCCAATCCGGCTTATTTTGGTGGGTGTTTGGTAAGACTCGGCGtgaattcattattttaatatataaaaataatttatatataaatatatagtcgtaattttttttaatatatatttaatacttTTAATAAAGGAGGGGCTGGGGGAAGTTCCTTTCGCCCGATCCACCCGTTTAACAAGTCTCTTAggctattaaaaaaaattgataaattataatttaatttctaacatTTGGGAAAACTTAAAACATTATCtccatatttttaaatatttatctatttaatccTTGatgtttttaataaatttataaatcaattcatgccattaaaattataattaaatcgctattaattttaataaaaacaatcaaaatactatttattatattttctaaaGTTTGACAAaacttatatattaatatataaagtttaattatatttatgCATTAGTCtctatatatttaaaattcatcTATGTAATCCTTGGCATTTTAAAAAACCTTCATATTAGTCCTTTTATCAAGTATTCATATATGTTAtcgttaattaaaaaaaaaaagaagataaaatgccatttatttatgaattttaatataaaaCAAAACAATTCATGAAGTTTTGATTTACTAACAAAATAGTATCTGAtgtgataaaattaaaattttaatcattttaaatttcaattttacaAATTAAACATTTGCAAATTACATTTAAGAATTTTTAACTAATatagttatttttataaaataactattaattattagattaactCTCTATCCATATTAAAGTTAAAGTAAAGCAAAGAGAATGTGATTCTCTCTATTTAGTATTCTTATTTATATTTGTtttaagaatttttaaatttttttatttacttttctATATTTTGATTGGaccaattaatataatttttaaatttaacatACATATCTATATTAAAGTTAAAGTAAAGAAAAGGTGTTCATTTCTTTATTTAGTATTCTTATTTATCATTTTCTAGGAATTTTTtagttttttcttcatttttttatattttaattggataaattaatataattttaaaattaatattttcatataattattaattatgacatTGGAAATATAATTATATTCATTGTATATCCCTCTATTTTTctacattttattaaaattttattttatgatttttaatatttaaattttaattttaatttaaaattttcctaaattaaattattattattttgtttttagaattttttttcttaattattctacattttgatttatctttatatttatatctatatatttatattaaaactgAAACAAAGAGAAATTTTTAAGAGCTTCTATCTAAATATCTTTCCTATTTTTTTATTAGAGAATTTCGagtttttttaatgaatttctaaaaaatttttaatttaatttaaatgtattttttagcaatattagtacaaataattaagataaaataaaaagaagattTAACCCGTTCATGTGCAATTCTTAGCAATATTAATTCTGATGTATttcttaataatatttattatactattaaataacaaattaaacaaacgcaattaattaaaataaaatttgttaatAAATCCCTATTGTGGATATATTTTTTACTAAATAATAATGAcattaaaaattcaattcaagAAATGAATTACAATATAATATGAATAAAGAGAAGAGTCAATTTTTATATGTTTCGAAGCAGGTGTATTGTACTTATTGATCATCTACTTGACGCAATCTTAATTGTACTTATTCAATCTAATATacaatatttaatattaaattaaatattaataaaattacataaaaaatCATTAccaaagaaaattaagaaaaaaaaaaactttaaaatttaacaAGAAGTCTCGGacacaagaaagaaagaggagaagAACCTTCTAGATATCTATATATTAATtgcattaaaaataataaaaattctatAAAAGTTAAGATTACCatttaaaatgcttaaaaaaaaataaataccaTTTTAAAGAATTTGAGATACTTAAAAATCAACATATAAACATTACATACAATTTACGATTTTATCTTTAGCCACAATTAATGGACTCTAGAAAATATCCCTTATCTTATTTACAAAATTCATTTTATGTAAgatattaaaaattagaaaatggATAAAAAGACTTTGTAAAGATTAATTTATGACAAACTATTCTACACTATCACTTTCCTTCCATTAATTTTATTGTATTATTAAACTAATTTAAATCtcaatttattttattgtat
This is a stretch of genomic DNA from Hevea brasiliensis isolate MT/VB/25A 57/8 chromosome 12, ASM3005281v1, whole genome shotgun sequence. It encodes these proteins:
- the LOC110640400 gene encoding BTB/POZ domain-containing protein At1g21780; translation: MADSKMMTISRLAQWRIEKLGPCSCKTSDPFKIGIWNWHLSVEKNRYLHVRLFPEPSRVSIEQPPIATFILRVFNARANRAPYISTVHERLLRTSDDFVWPVDSTFHDRFIIDVEFLDLKIWHLLNGGEASSIWPSDGMMQSISTQSTLRRLSRMLDEAIHADVTIHTADGTLRAHKAILAASSPVFQSMFHHDFKEKESSTINIEDMSTESCMAFLSYLYGTIKQEDFWKHRLALLEAANKYDNADLKDACEESLVEDINTGNVLDRLQEAWLYQLDKLKKGCLAYLFDFGKVYDAREEINNFFRQADRELILEMFQEVFTIRKPVYNLPCEVL